Within the Bradyrhizobium cosmicum genome, the region CGATCGGCCGCTTGATGCTGGGTGCCGGCCTGTTGCTGTCGGGGAGCGCCGCGCAGGCCGCTGACACCTATCCGAGCAAGCCGGTTCATATCCTCGTGCCCTATGCCGCCGGCGGCGCTGTCGACGTGCTCGCGCGCACGCTCAGCCAGGCACTGGCCAAGACCTGGGGCCAGCAGCCGGTGGTCGACAACCGGCCCGGCGCGGGCGGAATCGTCGCCTCGCAGGCGCTGGCGCAGGCGGCACCCGACGGCTACACGCTGATCCTGGTCGCGAGCGGCCATCCGCTGAACCAGTTCATCTATCCGAGCGTGCCCTACGACACCTTCAAGGATTTCACCGCGATCAGCGAAGTCGCCTCCTCGCCGCTCGCGATCGTCGTTGCCAAAGACAGCCCCTACAAGACCCTCGGCGATCTCCTCGCCGCCGCAAAGAAGGACCCGGACAAACTCTCCTACGGCATGTCCGGCAACGGCACCTCGGCGCATCTCGCCGGCGAGCTGCTCAAATACATGTCGGGCACCAAGATCGTCGCAATCCCCTACAAGGGCGGCGCTCCGGCGCTCACGGCGGTGATCGCCGGCGAGATCCCGCTCAGCATCAATCCGCTTGCGGAGGCGATCGGTCAGCTCGAAGGCGGCCCGGTGCGCGCGCTCGCGGTGACCTCCGCCGAGCGCTCCAAGGCGCTGCCGAATGTCCCGACCGTCGCGGAGTCGGGCGTACCCGGCTATGACGTCTCGGTCTGGTGGGGTGTGCTTGGTCCGGCCAAGATGCCGCCGGAGATCGTGGCGAAGCTCGAGACCGATTTGAAGGCGGTGTTGCAGGACCCGAACGTGTTGTCGACGCTCGGCAAGATTGGCGCCGCGCCGGTCGGCTCCGCCGCCAAGGATTTCGACGCCTATATGCGTGCCGAGGCGACCAAATGGGAGCCGGTGCTGAAGGCCGCTGACATCCGCGCCCAGTGAGGAAGTCGCCGATCGCGGTGACGATATCAGCGACACGCTGCAGCCTGACCTCGGCTCGGCAACCGAAGTCGAACGCACGACGCGGCTGCTGCACAAGCTGCTCGTGACGCGCGAAGCTGCGAACGATTGGCATTCGCTGACATCGCTGCGCCGGGTGCTGATTCCGTTTGCTGCAAATCAACGCAACAACATGGATAAAGCGTCATTTGTCCTCGGCACCGCGCTGAGCGACCAAAGCTGCGGATTGCAGGAGACCGGGAATGAACAAGCCGTTGTTGTTGACGCTCCATCGCTGGATCACACTGGTCTTTGCGCTTCCCCTGCTCGCGATCATCGCGACTGGCCTCATCCTGTCCTTTGAGCCGCTGGCGCAAATCAGCGCCGTTGGCGGCCCGCCGATCGCCTCCACCCGCATCGTCGACCTGGTGAAACGATATGATCCGGATGGCAAGGCACGCGGGCTTTCGATCAATGCCGCCGCGCAGCGGATGACATTGCAAGGCGCGGGAGCGCCCGCGATCGATCTCGCTACCGGCGAACCCGCGGTCACCGGCTCCAGCCTCTCCGATCTCTTCATGTGGGCGCGCGGCACGCATGAGCGGCTGCTCGGCCAGGCGTGGCTGGTCACGAGCTCCACCGTCGCCATGGTCATCCTGATGGTGCTTGGCATCCTCATGGGACTGCCGCGCCTGCGCAACACGCTGTCGGGATGGCACAAGGGGACTGCCTGGTTCGCATTGCCGCTGATCCTCCTGAGCCCGCTCACCGGCCTCTGCCTGGCGTTCGGCTTGACGTTTCAGAGCGCGTCCGCTCCTGCCAGCGGCGGCCGTCCGCTGCCACTGCCCGAGGCGGTTGGCATGGTCGCGGCCTCCCACGACTTGTCGCACGTGATCTCGATCGGCGTGCGCGGCGGACGCATGATGGCGCGGGTCTACGAGGGCGGAGAGCTGCGCGCCTATGCCGTCAGTTCGTCAGGCGTCACGCCGTTGCCGCGCAACTGGCCGCGCCTGATTCATGAAGGAAACTGGTCGGCCTTGATCGCCTCGCCGCTCAATGTCGTGACGTCGATCGCGCTGCTCACACTGCTCTCGACCGGCCTGCTGATCTGGGCGCGGCGAAAGCTGCGCAAGCCGCGATCGCGTGGAGACGAGCGGACGGAGACCACCGTCGCGAAGGCCGCCTGACCGCAGCCGTTCAGCTTTTCGCCCTCGCCCGCATCTTCTCTTGCGCCGGGTGACGCTGCAGGAACTCGGTATTGTCGCCTCCCCCTGACGGCCGAACTGCGCTATTGCTACGCAATCATGACTCGCCGAACCGGCAGCGCCGATCTTCCCCTGCACACTGGCCGGGTTCCGCCCTGGCTTGCGACCCGCATGTCGTCGCTCGGCGCGATCGTCACGCAGGCGATCGTGCATCATTACGGGCGCGACGCGTTCCTCCAGCGGCTGTCGCATCCGTTCTGGTTCCAGTCGTTCGGCGCCGTGATGGGGATGGACTGGCACTCCTCGGGGATCACCACCTCCGTGATCGGCGCGCTGAAGCGCGGGCTCGGCCCGCTCCAAGACGAGCTCGGCATTTATGTCTGCGGCGGCCGCGGCCAGCATTCGCGCAAGACGCCGGACGAGCTGATGCAGCTCGGCGACCGCGTCGGCTTCGACGGTGCAAAACTCACGCGCGCCAGCCGCCTGGTGGCCAAGGTCGACAGTGCCGCGGTCCAGGACGGTTTCGACCTTTACCTGCACGGCTTCTTCGTCACCGCGGACGCCAAATGGACCGTGGTGCAGCAGGGCATGAACGGCGACAAGCGGCAGGCCCGCCGCTATCACTGGCATTCCGAGGCGCTGAAGAGTTTTGTCGAGACGCCGCACAGCGCGATCGAGGGGCCGCGGCAGGGCGAGATCGTCAATCTCACCGACCATCGTGCCGGTGTCTCGCGCAGCGCGCAGCTCGAGCTGCTGAGCGATCTCGGCCCCGATCGCATCCTCTCCGAATTCGAACGGCTCACCGGCACGGCGTCCGAGCCGGCGCAGGCGATGCTGCCGCATCTGATCATGCCCGCCCATCACGACGTCAGGCCGAAAGACGTGTTCGCGCGCCGCCTGCACGGCACGCTGGCAGCCGCCGCCGAGCGCGGCCCGGTCGACTTCCCGGAGCTGCTGCTGACGCCGGGTGTCGGCGCGCGCACCGTGCGCTCGCTCGCGATGGTCGCCGAGGTGGTGCACGGCGCACCCTATCGCTTCGACGATCCCGCGCGCTTCTCGCTCGCCCATGGCGGCAAGGACCGGCATCCCTACCCCGTCCCGATCAAGGTCTATGACGAGACCATTCGCGTGCTGAAGGGCGCGATCCAGAACGCGAAGCTCGGACGCGACGAGGAGATGCAGGCGGTCAAGCGTCTCGACGATCAGGCGCGCCGGCTGGAGCGCACTGCGCGCGGCCCGTCGGTAGAGTCGTTCATCGCAGTTGAACGTGCCGCATCGCCTGAACTCGACGGGCGTTCCGTGTTCGGCTGGGAACGCGACCTCGCGGCGAAGAAGCTGACCGGCTCTTGATCCCTATCCGCGTCCCGGCGCACGCGGCGCGGTCTTGCGCTGCTGCTGGCTGGTGTAGGCATCCCAATGGCTCCAGCTGCCGTCGCTGAGGCTCCGCAGGTCGGTCGTGAGCGGCCGCCGCGTGCGCTTGTCGTGGTCCGCGATCACGCGCTCCGACTGCGCGATCTTGCGCTTGAGGTCCGCGATCGTCTTCTGGGTCTGGCCGGTCCGCTTGGAGGACGCGATCTCGCCCATCATGAAGCGCGCGGTCTCGAGCGCCTTCAACTCGGCGCGGTTCTTCTTCAACTGGACCCGGTGCCAGGCGATGTTGCTGTCGCTGTCCGCAACCATGTGGGAACTCCGCTGATTCGCTCCCGTAGTGTAGCGCGCGCCGAATCGGCGCCGCAACGCCCCTGCGGCGGCGAAACTACGGTCTTATGACGCGAGAATTGCGCGCTTAGCGCTCGGCAAAGGCCTTTTCGACCACGAACTGCGCCGGCTCGCCGTGGTTGCCCTCGACAAAGCCCCTCTCGCCCAGAAGCGTGCGGGTGTCGGCAACGAGCGCTGGGCTGCCGCAGATCATGACACGGTCGTGGGCGGCTTCCAGCGCCGGCAGGCCGATATCGGCGAACAGTTTGCCGGAGGTGATGAGGTCGGTGATGCGGCCGCGGTTGCGGAAGGGATCGCGGGTCACGGTCGGATAATAGATCAGCTGGGCGCGGATATAGTCGCCGAGCATCTCGTCGTTCGGCAGATGCTCGGTGATCATCTCGCCATAGGCGAGTTCCTTTACGTGCCGGCAGCCGTGCAGCAGCACGACCTTCTCGAACCGCTCGTAGGTTTCGGGGTCCTTGATCACGCTCAGGAACGGCGCCAGGCCGGTGCCGGTTCCGATGAGGTAGAGGTTGCGCCCCTCTTCCAGATTGTCGATCACCAGCGTGCCGGTGGCCTTGCGGCTGACGATGATTTCGTCGCCTTCCTTCAGGTGCTGGAGCCGCGAGGTCAGCGGACCGTCCGGCACCTTGATCGAGAAGAATTCGAGGGTGTCCTCGTAATTGGCGCTGGCGACGCTGTAGGCCCGCAGCAGCGGCTTCTCGCCGACCTTGAGCCCGATCATGGTGAACTCGCCGTTGCGGAAGCGGAAGGTCGGGCTGCGGGTGGTCTTGAACGAGAACAGCGTGTCGGTCCAGTGGTGGACGCTCAAGACGCTTTCCTGGTTGAAATTGCTCATCTCACCCTTCCGTGTCGCTTCCAGTGCGGTTCGAGGCGGTCAGCTATGCGTCGTTTGTATACGATCATTCGTATACTAATGAATAATCCCGCTTGCTCCCGCGGTCAAGGCTGCCCAAGATCGCGAGCGTTGCAGTTAAGGACAAGGACCCCTTCCATGGCGCATGACGCACCCCAGGCCACCGGACCTTCGAAACTCGTGATCCGGAATATCGGTCTGATCCTCTCCGGAGCGCTGGAAAAGCCGATCCTGGACGGCGACACCATCGTCGCCGAGAACGGCAAGATCACCGCGATCGGCCGCCACAAGGACCTCAACACCGAAGGCGCGACCACCATTGTCGATGCCAACGGCACGACGGTGACCCCCGGCCTGATCGACAGCCATGTCCACCCCGTCGCGGGTGACTGGACGCCGCGGCAGAACCAGACCGGCTGGATCGACAGCTCGCTCCATGGCGGTATCACCACCATGATCTCGGCAGGCGAAGTGCACATGCCCGGCCGCCCCCGCGACGTCGTGGGGTTGAAGGCGATGGCGATCTTCGCCCAGCGCGCGTTCTGGACCTTGCGCCCGGGCGGCGTGAAGGTTCACGCCGGTGCCCCCGTCATCGAATGCGAGATGGTCGAGGAAGACTTCAAGGAATTGGCGGCCGCCGGCGTCAAGCTGCTCGGCGAAGTCGGCCTTGGCGGCGTGAAGGACGGACCTACCGCGCGAAAAATGGTCGGCTGGGCGCGCAAATACGGCATCCAGAGCACGATCCACACCGGCGGCCCTTCGATCCCCGGCTCCGGCCTGATCGACAAGGACGTGGTGCTCGAGGCCGACACCGACGTGGTCGGCCACATCAACGGCGGCCACACCGCGCTTCCCGACGACCAGATCCGCTGCATCTGCGAGGGGTGCAAGCGCGGGCTCGAGATCGTTCACAACGGCAATGAGCGCTCGGCGCTCTACACGCTGCGCATCGCGCGCGAGATGGGCGACCTGCATCGCGTCATCCTCGGCACCGACGGGCCGGCCGGCTCCGGCGTGCAGCCGCTCGGCATCCTGCGCATGGTCTCGATGCTGTCCTCGATCGGCGAGCTGCCCGCCGAGATCGCGTTCTGCCTTGCCACCGGCAACACCGCGCGGATGCGGCAGCTCGACTGCGGCCTGATCGAGGTCGGCCGCTCCGCCGATTTCGTCATCATGGACAAGGCGCAGCATTCACCCGGCAAGACCATCCTGGAGAGCGTGCAGCTCGGCGACCTCCCCGGCATCGGCATGACCATCATTGACGGCATCGTGCGCACCCAGCGCAGCCGCAATACCCCACCCGCTGGCAGGGTACCGGAAGTGGTGGCGAAGTGACGCAGCTTCAAGCGCATTGAACAAGTCTGCTGCCTGCTGCGTCTAACGCAGGCGGCCCTCGGCGGCGGCGTTCATTTGCTGGACCATCGAGCGAGACATGAAAAACTCATCGCGGATAGCCGTTGGCGTTGCTGGCGCGGTAGCGGGCTATATCGCGACCTTTATGCTGTTCTCGCTGCTCGATTTCGGCAACCGCGCCGACCCGATCACATCGGGCCTGCTGGGGCTATTTTTTTACTCCCCGATCGGGGCGACCGCCGGCGCGGTGCTTGCCAGCTGGCTGGTGACGCGTTCAGGCACGGGCGCGGACAATGGGGGCGTCGCGCGCAACAGCCTGAAGTCGCTCGGCGTCGTCGTCCTGCTCTGCGCCGTGGGTATCGGCATCTACATTGCCTATTCCTATACGACCGCCACACCCTGGCTCAATCCGAACGCCAGCAATCCCCTGCTCATGTTCGAGGTTCGCTTTCCCGCCGGCGTCACGGTGCCGACGTCACCGCAGGGCATCACCATCGAACTGCAGACCGACCTCAACACCATGCCGGGCGAAGTGACCCCCGCCGCCTTCCGTCGCGACGGCGACCAGCCCGTCATCGCGGGCGAGGTCGAACTGGCGTTTCGCACCTCGCACCGCCAGCTCGCCGTCACTATCGAAGGGCAGCCGAGCCGAATCTATCCGATCGATTTGACCGCGCGGGCGCCGCATACGCCGGAATTCGGCACATGGCGCCGACTCGCTGATGGCAGCGAAATCCGCTACCGCGCCAAATGGCCGGGAAAGACGTAAGGGGATCACCGCTTTTTCGCGATCTCACAACGCACATAGGTCTGGCGCCTGGCCTGCCCGACCGGACCGTTGTCCATCACCAGCCCGCCGTCCGCAGCGATGGAGACACGCGGATTGGAGCGAAACTTCTCGCCCTCACCTTCGCAGGCAAGCTTCATCTTCCAGCCGAGCTTTCCATCGGCGGTGATCTCGTTGGCGCGGCAGCGCGTCTCGTACCAATAGAGACGGTTGCCGCCTTCGATACTCATGCGATTGGCGCTGTCCTGATCGCGGCAGTCCTTCCTCGTCGACGCCCAGAACCCTTCATAGGGCTGCGCCGCCCAGACGGGATTGCTACTGCCCGCCAGCGCCACACCGAAACTCAAAGCCATTGCAATCCGTGTTGCTGCTCTCATGCCGGAAACCTCGACAAACCTTTATCGAGATTAGTCGCCGCTCACCGCAGCTTGTTCAACAGCGCCATCAACGTCTCGCGCTCCTTCGGCTCGAGCGGCGCCAGGGTCTCACGCGTGATCGCGAGCGCATTCGGCGCAACTTTCTCCGCAAGCTGCTGACCAGCGCGGGTCAGGGTGACCAGCAGTCGCCGCCCGTCCTCGGGATCCTGGCTGGTCTCGGTGAGCCCGCGTGCGGTCAGGCGGTCGATCACGCCCTTGATGGTCGCGACGTCCATCGCCGTCAGCCGGCCGAGCTGGTTCTGCGAACACGGCCCGGCCTCGGCGAGTTTCGACAGCGCCGCCCACTGCGTCGGCGTGATGTTGGTGCCGATGTCTCGGGAAAAGATCGAGCTATGACGCTGCCAGACCTGGCGCAGGATGAAGCCGACCTGCTCGTCGAGCACGTAGGAGGACTTGGACGGCTTGACGCCCTTCTTCACCGCGACGCTTCTCGCCATCCGATCCCCGCCCCTCACAACGACAGATGCGCGTCGCGGATATCCGGACGCGAATCGAGCTCGGCCATGGTGCCGCCGAAACAGATGCGGCCGCGCTCGATGATATAGGCGCGATCGGAGATCAGCCGCGCGAAGTGCAAATTCTGCTCGGAGACGACGATGCTGACGCCTTCCTTCTTCATGGTCAGGATGGCCTCGACCATCTGCTCCACGATCTTCGGCGACAGGCCTTCCGAGGGCTCGTCGAGCAGGACCAGCGACGGATTGCCCATCAGCGTGCGCGCGATCGTCAGCATCTGCTGCTCGCCACCGCTCATGCGTCCGCCCGGGCGATTCTTCATCTCGCCCAGGTTTGGAAACAGCGCGAACAGCTTTTCTCGGGTCCAGTATGGCGCGTTCGGGCGCTTGGGCTGACGACCGACCTCCAGATTCTCCTCCACTGTCAGATCGGTGAAGATGCGCCGCTCCTCGGGCACGTAGCCGAGCCCGTCGCGCACGATCTCATGCGTCGGGCGTGCCGAGACATCCTTGCCCTCGAACATGATGCGCCCGGAGCGCTGAGCGACGAGGCCGACGATCGAACGGAACGTCGTCGACTTGCCGGCGCCGTTGCGGCCGAGCAGCGCCACCACTTCACCTTCGCCGACTTCGAAACCGATGTCGAACAGGATATGCGCCGGGCCGTAATGGCTGTTGAGGTCCTGCACCGTGAGCTTCATGCGGAGGCTCCCTCGCGGTGTCCGGCCTCGTAGAGCAGACCCTCGCCGAGATAGACTGCCTGGACCTGCGGATTGCTGCGCACCTCCGCCGGCGAGCCCTCGGCGATCAAGGTGCCGCGGTTGAGCACGATGATGCGGTCGGCATGCTCGAACACCACGTCCATGTCGTGCTCGGTGAACAGCACGCCGATCGATTTCTCCCGCGCGATCTGCGCGGTCAGGCGCATCAACTCGACGCGCTCGCGCGGCGCCATGCCGGCGGTCGGCTCGTCCATCAGCAGCAGCTTCGGCTGGTTGGCGAGTGCCACCGCAAGCTCGAGCCGCTTGAGATCGCCATAGGCGAGCTCGCCGCAGGGACGATCCGCGTAGCCGCCCATGCCGACGAGTTCGAGCAGGCGTGCGGCTTCGCCGCGATCGTAATTCGGCGCCGAGCCCCAGAGATTGAACAATTGCCTGCCATGCGACACCAGCGCGACCTGCACGTTCTCGCGCACCGTCATGGTGGCGAAAGTCGCGGTGATCTGGAACGTGCGTCCCACCCCGAGCCGCCAGATCTCGCGGGGTTTTTTGCCGGTGGTCTCTTCGCCAAGCAGACGCACATGGCCGGAATCCGGCCGGTTCTGGCCGTTGAGCATATCGAAGCAGGTGCTCTTGCCTGCGCCGTTGGGACCGATCAGCGCCAGGATCTCGCCGGCGCGCAGCGAGAACGAAACGCCGCGCACGGCATGGATGCCGCCATAGGATTTGGTCAGGCCTTCGACCGCGAGAAGTGGGGGGGCGACGCTCATTCGGCGGACTCGATAGGCTTGGCAATAAGAGGCGATCCCGGCGGCGAAGCCTTCCTGCGCCGCTGCGCGAGCATCTCCAGCATGCCGACGATGCCCTTGGGGAAGACCACGACGATCAGCACGATGAAACCGCCAAGCACGAGCTTCGACAGATCGGTCTGGCTGACCAGCCAGATGTTGAGAGCCTTGTAGACGATGGCGCCGATCACCGCGCCCGACACCGTCTCGACGCCGCCGAGCAGCACCATGACCAGCGCGTCGACCGAGAGCGAGATGCCGAGATTGTCCGGGAAGACGCTGCCCTTGAGGTAGGCGAACAGCGCGCCGCCGATGCCGGCGGTGGTGCCTGCAATCACGAAGGCCGTCCACTGGATGCGCTTGGCATTGATGCCGATCGCCTCGCTGCGCAGAAGCGAGTCGCGCGTGGCCCGGAGCGCATAGCCGAACGGCGAGAAGACCATGGCTCGCAGCGCGATCGTGACGAGCGCCGCGACGCCGAGCGCCAGCCAGTAGAAATTCGACGGGCTCGCAGCCCATTTCTCCGGCCAGATGCTCAAGATGCCGTTGTCGCCGCCTGTCACGCTCACCCACTGGAACGCGATCGACCAGACGATCTGCGCGAAAGCGAGCGTCAGCATCGCGAAATAGACGCCGGAGAGCTGCACAGCGAAGAAGCCGAACACGGCGGCGCCCATGCAGCCGAGTAGCGGGCCGAGCAACAGGCACACGATCATCGGCAGCCCCGCCATCTTGGCGAGAAAGGCGACGCCGTACGCGCCAAGGCCGAAATAGGCGGCGTGCCCGAACGAGGCGAGCCCGCCGACCGACATCAGGAAGTGCAGGCTGACGGCGAAGATCACGAAGATCGCGATCTCGGAGCCGACGGTCAGCGCATAGTTCCCTGCGAACAGCGGCAGGGTCGCAGCGATGACGAGCGCCGCCAGCGCAGCCAGCCGCTCGTTCGACGTCAGCGGACGCCACGGATTGACGGTGAGCCCCGGCGTCTTGCGCGCGGGGGCCTCGGGTTTGCCGAACAGGCCCCAGGGACGGACGATCAGCACCGCCGCCATCACCAGGAAGACCAGGATGATGGAAATCTTCGGGAAGATCAGGATGCCGAACGCGTTGAGCTCGGAGACCAGCACCGCCGCGACGAAGGCGCCGACGATGCTGCCGAGGCCGCCGATCACGACCACGACAAAGACTTCGACGATGATGCGCAAATCCATCGCATGGTGCACGGCATCGCGCGGGATCTGAAGCGCGCCGCCGAGGGCGGCGAGGAAGACGCCGACCGCGAACACGCTCGTGAACAGCCATTTCTGATTGACGCCGAGCGCTGCGACCATGTCGCGATCCTGCGTCGCCGCGCGCACCAGCACGCCCCAGCGGGTCCGCTGGAACAGCAGCCAGAGGATCCCGAGCACGACGGGGCCGAGCACGATCAGGAACAGATCGTAGCTCGGGATGTTCTGGCCAAAGAAATCGACCGCGCCGCGGAAGCCCGGCGCACGACGGCCGACGAGATCGTCGGGACCCCAGACCAGCACGACGAGGTCCTCGACCATCAAGGTCAGGCCGAAGGTCGCGAGCAGCTGGAACAGTTCCGGCGCGTGATAGATGCGGCGCAGCAGCACCATCTCGACAAGCACGCCGATCACCGCCACGGCCAGCGCAGCCAACACGATCCCGCCCCAGAAGCCGAAGGTGCCGGAGAGGCGTTCCGTCAGCGTGAAGGCGATGTAGGCGCCGATCATGTAGAAGGCGCCATGCGCGAAATTCACGATCCGCGTCACGCCAAAGATGATCGACAGGCCCGAGGCCACCAGGAACAGCGACGCTGCGCTGGCGAGACCGGTCAGAAACTGTACGACGTAAAAGGCCATCGGCGGTCCGGGTTGGGTGTTGCATGCCGCGGCATGCGAGGCTTGGCTCACCTCTCCCCGCTTGCGGAGAGAGGTCGAATTTGTGCAACGCGCAAATTCGGGTGAGGGGGAGTTTCCGCAGGGCTCACTATCACCTCCCTCGCGAAGGCTCCCCCTCACCCCGACCCTCTCCCCGCAAGCGGGGAGAGGGAGAAGGAAGACATCAATCCTTCGGGCGCAGCTTCTCGACTTCGGCGTCGCTCGGCAGATAGTCCGAGCCCTTCTTGTAGACCGAGTCCACCATCACGCCCTTGCCATCCTTCAGCGCGGTCTTGCCGACATAGGCACCGAGCGTCGACTGGTGGTCGATCTTGCGGAAGGTGATCTCACCGAGCGGCGACGGCATCGACAGCCCTTCCGCCGCGGCGATCAGCTTCTCCGGATCGGTCGAGCCGGCCTTCGTCAGGATCGCAGCCGCCGACTTGATGGTCTGATAGCCGACGATCGAGCCGAGGCGCGGATAGTCATTGTACTTGGCCTGGTACGCCTTGAGGAACGCGTCATGCTCGGGGGTCTTGATCGAATACCAGGGATAGCCGGTAACGATCCAGCCCTCGGGCGTCTCGTCCTTGAGCGGATCGAGATATTCGGGCTCGCCGGTCAGGAACGACACGACCTCGCGCCCCTTGAACAGGCCGCGGGTGTTGCCCTCACGCACGAGTTTCACCAGATCGGCGCCGAAGGTGACGTTGAGGATCGCCTCGGGGTTGGCGGCAGCAACCGCCTGCACCACCGGACCCGCATCGATCTTGCCCTGCGGCGGCCACTGCTCGTCGACCCACTGGATGTCCGGGCGCTTTTCCGACATCAGCTTCTTGAACACCGACACCGCCGACTGGCCGTACTCGTAGTTCGGCGCGATCGTCGCCCAGCGCTTCGCGGGCAGCTTCGCGGCCGCCTCCACCAGCATCGCCGCCTGCATGTAGTTGGAGGGCCGCAGGCGGAAGGTGTACTTGTTGCCCTTCGACCAGGTGACCGCGTCCGTCAGTGGCTCGGCTGCGAGGAAGAACACCTTCTTCTGGTTGGCGAAGTCGCTGACTGCGAGGCCGATGTTCGACAGGAACGTGCCCGCCAGCATCGCCACGCCCTCGCTCGACACGAGCTCGTT harbors:
- a CDS encoding tripartite tricarboxylate transporter substrate binding protein yields the protein MLGLNKTIGRLMLGAGLLLSGSAAQAADTYPSKPVHILVPYAAGGAVDVLARTLSQALAKTWGQQPVVDNRPGAGGIVASQALAQAAPDGYTLILVASGHPLNQFIYPSVPYDTFKDFTAISEVASSPLAIVVAKDSPYKTLGDLLAAAKKDPDKLSYGMSGNGTSAHLAGELLKYMSGTKIVAIPYKGGAPALTAVIAGEIPLSINPLAEAIGQLEGGPVRALAVTSAERSKALPNVPTVAESGVPGYDVSVWWGVLGPAKMPPEIVAKLETDLKAVLQDPNVLSTLGKIGAAPVGSAAKDFDAYMRAEATKWEPVLKAADIRAQ
- a CDS encoding PepSY-associated TM helix domain-containing protein, whose amino-acid sequence is MNKPLLLTLHRWITLVFALPLLAIIATGLILSFEPLAQISAVGGPPIASTRIVDLVKRYDPDGKARGLSINAAAQRMTLQGAGAPAIDLATGEPAVTGSSLSDLFMWARGTHERLLGQAWLVTSSTVAMVILMVLGILMGLPRLRNTLSGWHKGTAWFALPLILLSPLTGLCLAFGLTFQSASAPASGGRPLPLPEAVGMVAASHDLSHVISIGVRGGRMMARVYEGGELRAYAVSSSGVTPLPRNWPRLIHEGNWSALIASPLNVVTSIALLTLLSTGLLIWARRKLRKPRSRGDERTETTVAKAA
- a CDS encoding DUF763 domain-containing protein; translation: MTRRTGSADLPLHTGRVPPWLATRMSSLGAIVTQAIVHHYGRDAFLQRLSHPFWFQSFGAVMGMDWHSSGITTSVIGALKRGLGPLQDELGIYVCGGRGQHSRKTPDELMQLGDRVGFDGAKLTRASRLVAKVDSAAVQDGFDLYLHGFFVTADAKWTVVQQGMNGDKRQARRYHWHSEALKSFVETPHSAIEGPRQGEIVNLTDHRAGVSRSAQLELLSDLGPDRILSEFERLTGTASEPAQAMLPHLIMPAHHDVRPKDVFARRLHGTLAAAAERGPVDFPELLLTPGVGARTVRSLAMVAEVVHGAPYRFDDPARFSLAHGGKDRHPYPVPIKVYDETIRVLKGAIQNAKLGRDEEMQAVKRLDDQARRLERTARGPSVESFIAVERAASPELDGRSVFGWERDLAAKKLTGS
- a CDS encoding ferredoxin--NADP reductase; its protein translation is MSNFNQESVLSVHHWTDTLFSFKTTRSPTFRFRNGEFTMIGLKVGEKPLLRAYSVASANYEDTLEFFSIKVPDGPLTSRLQHLKEGDEIIVSRKATGTLVIDNLEEGRNLYLIGTGTGLAPFLSVIKDPETYERFEKVVLLHGCRHVKELAYGEMITEHLPNDEMLGDYIRAQLIYYPTVTRDPFRNRGRITDLITSGKLFADIGLPALEAAHDRVMICGSPALVADTRTLLGERGFVEGNHGEPAQFVVEKAFAER
- a CDS encoding amidohydrolase family protein, whose protein sequence is MAHDAPQATGPSKLVIRNIGLILSGALEKPILDGDTIVAENGKITAIGRHKDLNTEGATTIVDANGTTVTPGLIDSHVHPVAGDWTPRQNQTGWIDSSLHGGITTMISAGEVHMPGRPRDVVGLKAMAIFAQRAFWTLRPGGVKVHAGAPVIECEMVEEDFKELAAAGVKLLGEVGLGGVKDGPTARKMVGWARKYGIQSTIHTGGPSIPGSGLIDKDVVLEADTDVVGHINGGHTALPDDQIRCICEGCKRGLEIVHNGNERSALYTLRIAREMGDLHRVILGTDGPAGSGVQPLGILRMVSMLSSIGELPAEIAFCLATGNTARMRQLDCGLIEVGRSADFVIMDKAQHSPGKTILESVQLGDLPGIGMTIIDGIVRTQRSRNTPPAGRVPEVVAK
- a CDS encoding MarR family winged helix-turn-helix transcriptional regulator, producing the protein MARSVAVKKGVKPSKSSYVLDEQVGFILRQVWQRHSSIFSRDIGTNITPTQWAALSKLAEAGPCSQNQLGRLTAMDVATIKGVIDRLTARGLTETSQDPEDGRRLLVTLTRAGQQLAEKVAPNALAITRETLAPLEPKERETLMALLNKLR
- a CDS encoding ABC transporter ATP-binding protein: MKLTVQDLNSHYGPAHILFDIGFEVGEGEVVALLGRNGAGKSTTFRSIVGLVAQRSGRIMFEGKDVSARPTHEIVRDGLGYVPEERRIFTDLTVEENLEVGRQPKRPNAPYWTREKLFALFPNLGEMKNRPGGRMSGGEQQMLTIARTLMGNPSLVLLDEPSEGLSPKIVEQMVEAILTMKKEGVSIVVSEQNLHFARLISDRAYIIERGRICFGGTMAELDSRPDIRDAHLSL
- a CDS encoding ABC transporter ATP-binding protein codes for the protein MSVAPPLLAVEGLTKSYGGIHAVRGVSFSLRAGEILALIGPNGAGKSTCFDMLNGQNRPDSGHVRLLGEETTGKKPREIWRLGVGRTFQITATFATMTVRENVQVALVSHGRQLFNLWGSAPNYDRGEAARLLELVGMGGYADRPCGELAYGDLKRLELAVALANQPKLLLMDEPTAGMAPRERVELMRLTAQIAREKSIGVLFTEHDMDVVFEHADRIIVLNRGTLIAEGSPAEVRSNPQVQAVYLGEGLLYEAGHREGASA
- a CDS encoding ABC transporter permease, encoding MAFYVVQFLTGLASAASLFLVASGLSIIFGVTRIVNFAHGAFYMIGAYIAFTLTERLSGTFGFWGGIVLAALAVAVIGVLVEMVLLRRIYHAPELFQLLATFGLTLMVEDLVVLVWGPDDLVGRRAPGFRGAVDFFGQNIPSYDLFLIVLGPVVLGILWLLFQRTRWGVLVRAATQDRDMVAALGVNQKWLFTSVFAVGVFLAALGGALQIPRDAVHHAMDLRIIVEVFVVVVIGGLGSIVGAFVAAVLVSELNAFGILIFPKISIILVFLVMAAVLIVRPWGLFGKPEAPARKTPGLTVNPWRPLTSNERLAALAALVIAATLPLFAGNYALTVGSEIAIFVIFAVSLHFLMSVGGLASFGHAAYFGLGAYGVAFLAKMAGLPMIVCLLLGPLLGCMGAAVFGFFAVQLSGVYFAMLTLAFAQIVWSIAFQWVSVTGGDNGILSIWPEKWAASPSNFYWLALGVAALVTIALRAMVFSPFGYALRATRDSLLRSEAIGINAKRIQWTAFVIAGTTAGIGGALFAYLKGSVFPDNLGISLSVDALVMVLLGGVETVSGAVIGAIVYKALNIWLVSQTDLSKLVLGGFIVLIVVVFPKGIVGMLEMLAQRRRKASPPGSPLIAKPIESAE